From the genome of Deferribacteraceae bacterium V6Fe1:
TCATACCGTTGTAAAAATCTTCAATACCCACATACCTATACATATTTTGCAAATACAATGTCTTATTTATGCCCAAGATATTTACCCCTACAAAATATCCGCCTATAGTGCCACAGAATACTGCCACTGCATTTAATATCGGCATAACAATTATTCCGGCAATAACTCTTGGTAATATCAGATATTGCACAGGCTCAACAGCCAGAGAATACAGTGCGTCAATCTGCTCAGTGACCCTCATAGTACCTATTTCAGCGGTGATAGCAGAGCCTGCCCTTGCAGCCACCATAATTGCACTTAACACAGGTCCCAACTCTCTTGCCATTCCAAGGGCGACAACAGTCCCTACCATATATTCGGCACCAAACTTGTTAAACCCAATATAACTTTGAAAAGCGAAGACCATACCGGTAAAAGTCCCAGTTAGTATAACTACCGACAATGAATTTATCCCGATAAATTCTATTTGCTTTAATAACAGCTTAAACCTGAAAGGCGGCTTAAAAGCCCATTTTATTGTCTCAATAAACAGCAAAAACATTCTGCCAGCGCCATAAATAAGGTTTGCAAAAGGGGTCCCGATTATATTTAAAAATCTAATTATTATTTCCATTTTCACTCACATATATTCTCGGTATTCTATCTGATATTTTACATAAAAGCTCATAAATAATTGTTTCAGCCCACTTCCCCCATTCATAGCCAGATACATTATCCCCTAATAACTCAACTTCGTCACTATAAAACCTTTCAGGCACATTTGTCAAATCTATCATTATCATATCCATGCATACAGCCCCAACCACTTGGCATATAAATTCATTTATTCTGACATAAGCCCTGTTGGTAAAAAGTCTCGGATAACCATCAGCATACCCGATAGGCAACACACCGACTTTCATATCTTTGTCAGCAATAAATCTTCTATTATAGCTGATTGAATCACCTTTCTTGATATTTTTTATATGAACAATATTTGAATAAATACTCATAACAGGTTTGAGGTTGCTATCGTTAACTCCATATGCATACCCAAAAGAAGCGATGCCAGGGCGAATGTATCTGTATCTGTTTTCATATTTTAAAATTGCCGAAGAATTTAGCACCGATGTATTATCAATTGAATATTTCTTAACATAATCGTCAAATTCACTTAACTGTCTTTTTGTAAAATTATCATCGCTATCAGGACTAGAAAGATGCGTCATAGTCAAAAATATATCAAAATTTTTATATTTTTCCTTAAACATATTTAAGTCAAGATCAGTATCAAATCCAAGTCTGTTCATTCCTGTGTCTATCTTTAAAGCTACAGGCATTTTTATACTATGTTTTGTCAGGTGTGAGTGATACTTATCAGCAATGTCAAAATCATAAATTGTCATAATTAGATTATTATTTACCACATCGTTAAAATAAAGACTGTCAACGTATCCCAAGATTAAAATTCTAGGCTCTTTCCCGAGGTTGTCTCTTAGTGTTACACCTTCTGAAATAGTCGCAACACTAAAAAAATCACAAGTATTATTTTGCAATAAATACTTCCCAAGCGGCACAGCGCCATGCCCGTAAGCATTTGCTTTTAATGTAGCTATAGCAGCACTGTTTCCTATAGTTTTGAGATAATTAATATTATTACTATATCGTGTTAAGTCTATTTTAGCGTATGTTGATCTTAATTTTTTGCTATACACCATCAGATTTAATTCCAGCAACGAAGAATAAATAGGATTTTATAAAATCATCTAAGTTACCATCCATAACCGCATCAACATTTCCTGTTTCATATCTCGTTCTCAAATCTTTTACCATTTTATATGGATGCATAACATAAGACCTTATCTGATTCCCCCAACCTATTTCAGACTTATTGCTTTCTATCTCATTTTTTTCCTTATTACGTTTTTCAATTTCGAGTTCATATAATTTTGCTTTTAATATCTTCATAGCATGGGCTTTATTTTTATGCTGACTTCGCTCATTTTGACAACTGACAACTATTCCTGTAGGTAAATGAGTGATTCTGACAGCTGAATCGGTTGTGTTGACATGCTGCCCTCCGGCACCACTTGCCCTGAATGTGTCAATTTTCAAATCCGACTCAACTACATTAACCTCAATATCATCATCAATTTCTGGCAGCACAAATACTGAAGCAAAAGAAGTGTGCCTTTTATTATTTGCGTCAAAGGGTGAAAGTCTCACAAGCCTATGAATACCTGTTTCCCCTTTCATATAGCCGTAAGCATAGTCACCAACTATATTAAAAGTGACAGATTTAATTCCTACTTCATCCCCAGGAATCAAATCAAGCACTTCATATTTAAAATTCTTTTTTTCAACCCACATGGTGTACATTCTAAAAAGCATATTTGCCCAATCGTTAGCCTCAGTCCCACCAGCGCCTGAATGAATGGTAACAATCGCATTATTGCTGTCGTTTTCACCATTTAGTATAAGTCTCAATTCAAAGTCAGTGACCCTTTTTTCAAGCTCCTCCAAGATAGCACTTAATTCACTTTCGGCATCTTCTTCACCAGCTTCAATTAGCTCAATCATTACTTTACAATCTTCAACTAACTGTCTTATACTTCTAAATTCTTCTAAAAATTTTTTCTTAATAGATTGCTCTTTTAATAGTGTTTTAGACTCTCTTTTATTCCAAAAATCAGGGTCTTCAACGGATAACTTGTCAACCTTTTCTATCTCCTCTGTCAGCTTATCTTCTTTCACTACAGGGATAAAGAGTTTAAACTTTTCATCCAATTTATTAAATCTACCGATTATTTCTTCAACAATCATTCCTGTTTACTCCACTACAATTCAATCATTACAGCAATTTCGTCACAATCAGGGAATAACGGGCACTTCAGACAATCTGACCATATCTTTCTCGGAAGACTATCCTTTGAGACCTCGTAAAATCCAAGTTTTTTAAAAAATTCAAGTTTGTAGGTAAGTGCAAATACCCTTTTAATACCCAAATCTTTTGCCCTTTTTAACGCATTTTCCACTAACTTTTTGCCAATACCTTTACCGATGAAATCTTCTTTTACGGCCAAAGACCTAATCTCAGCCAAATCTTCCCAAGAAGGATGAAGTGCACAACACCCTAATATTTGAGAATTTTCCTCATACACATCAAACTCAAATATCCTCTCGTAAATTTCACTTAAGCTCAAAGTTAGCATTTCACCTTTTTTGGCATGAAAATTTACGAGATTTTGTATCTCTTTGACATCAGGTATTTTAGCACTTCTAATCATCTATTTAAGTCCTCTTGATAGCTCGGTATATATTTCTATAGCAGTTTCTTTGTCAGGAAGAAGATTGTAACCTTTTCTTGCTCTGATAGTAAATTTAACTGCACCCTTAGTCACATTATCAACAGTTAAAAATAGTTTTACTTTGCCTATTTCCGCTTTCACATCACCATCTGTAATACTCGCAAAAAGGATAACACCACCTCTTTTCTTGACAATGCTTATAAACTTTTCAATCACTACCTCTTTAGGAGCGTCAACTGCATCGCTAACTGAATCAGCCGTCAAAGAATAAGTAGCCCCTGCACCCGCAGCAGCTCCCACTATAACCGGAGCCACACAACCGGTCAAATTGTAAACGGAAAATACAAATAGTATTGAAATTATTACAAGTCTTGATTTCATGATTCCTCCTCGTCTAATTTTTTGAGATTGTATATTATACTTAAGTTTTTATCAACAAATATTTAATTCTGTAGTCTCCCCGTTTTTTTCATACTATATGGCATAGTGAACTTTTTGGGAACAAGAAATCTTCTATTGTCAGTTGTTTTAGTTTATTTTTCTTTCGTCGCCTGTGAAGATATAATGTCTTAACTCCAGCAAAAATATTTCTTACACCCCTTAAAAGTGTATAATAAATAAACTGAGGTCGTTTCTTCTTTTCGGGTTTTGAGGCAAGAACTACTTCTTCTCGTAATATTTCATCTTCATTAATATCAACCAGTACAGACCAAGCAAGCATTACTGCACCAAGCATTGACCTTATTGAATTAAAATTTCTTATTATTGATTTCTCTATGCCAAAGCCTTGCTTTTCAAATCTATAACTTTCTTCTACTCCCCAACGTCTATAATAGCCACGTATTCTCCTCTTAATTTCTTCTGATTTACTTAAATGTCCATTGGTTAAAAATATATGGGATTCTTTATTAAATTCTCCTTTATGTGATATTAGGGTGACAGGATATAATTTTGATTTAATTTCTATAAAGCATTTCAAATATCCATATCTAAAATGTTTTCCGTTTTTATATCTTCTATTTATAGATTTATTTAACTCTTCAATATTTACGCTTTTCCCTTTATAAATTAAATGACGGTTGGTCTTCATTCTCACAATAAAACTTAAACATTCTTTTAGGAAATAGCCAAGATAAGCTCCATTATCATAGCCCCTATCCATTACCCATAAGCCTTTTTTACCAACATTAGTTACAAAA
Proteins encoded in this window:
- a CDS encoding ABC transporter permease; translation: MIRFLNIIGTPFANLIYGAGRMFLLFIETIKWAFKPPFRFKLLLKQIEFIGINSLSVVILTGTFTGMVFAFQSYIGFNKFGAEYMVGTVVALGMARELGPVLSAIMVAARAGSAITAEIGTMRVTEQIDALYSLAVEPVQYLILPRVIAGIIVMPILNAVAVFCGTIGGYFVGVNILGINKTLYLQNMYRYVGIEDFYNGMIKALVFGLILTLVGSYKGFYTKGGAAGVGQATTESVVLSCVLILVFDYILTAFMF
- the alr gene encoding alanine racemase — its product is MVYSKKLRSTYAKIDLTRYSNNINYLKTIGNSAAIATLKANAYGHGAVPLGKYLLQNNTCDFFSVATISEGVTLRDNLGKEPRILILGYVDSLYFNDVVNNNLIMTIYDFDIADKYHSHLTKHSIKMPVALKIDTGMNRLGFDTDLDLNMFKEKYKNFDIFLTMTHLSSPDSDDNFTKRQLSEFDDYVKKYSIDNTSVLNSSAILKYENRYRYIRPGIASFGYAYGVNDSNLKPVMSIYSNIVHIKNIKKGDSISYNRRFIADKDMKVGVLPIGYADGYPRLFTNRAYVRINEFICQVVGAVCMDMIMIDLTNVPERFYSDEVELLGDNVSGYEWGKWAETIIYELLCKISDRIPRIYVSENGNNN
- the prfB gene encoding peptide chain release factor 2, with product MIVEEIIGRFNKLDEKFKLFIPVVKEDKLTEEIEKVDKLSVEDPDFWNKRESKTLLKEQSIKKKFLEEFRSIRQLVEDCKVMIELIEAGEEDAESELSAILEELEKRVTDFELRLILNGENDSNNAIVTIHSGAGGTEANDWANMLFRMYTMWVEKKNFKYEVLDLIPGDEVGIKSVTFNIVGDYAYGYMKGETGIHRLVRLSPFDANNKRHTSFASVFVLPEIDDDIEVNVVESDLKIDTFRASGAGGQHVNTTDSAVRITHLPTGIVVSCQNERSQHKNKAHAMKILKAKLYELEIEKRNKEKNEIESNKSEIGWGNQIRSYVMHPYKMVKDLRTRYETGNVDAVMDGNLDDFIKSYLFFVAGIKSDGV
- a CDS encoding N-acetyltransferase, whose amino-acid sequence is MIRSAKIPDVKEIQNLVNFHAKKGEMLTLSLSEIYERIFEFDVYEENSQILGCCALHPSWEDLAEIRSLAVKEDFIGKGIGKKLVENALKRAKDLGIKRVFALTYKLEFFKKLGFYEVSKDSLPRKIWSDCLKCPLFPDCDEIAVMIEL